A window of Oncorhynchus tshawytscha isolate Ot180627B linkage group LG10, Otsh_v2.0, whole genome shotgun sequence contains these coding sequences:
- the LOC112238604 gene encoding uncharacterized protein LOC112238604: protein MTMMRMKQILILAILLLQLITLVEGKGIPSKTQQGNTAEKFEFGDMIAFPRLPVYTHKGIKYSYTHYAIYVGDTQFPGTSKEDGQDIFHITGVPVQKLREFGLSNCIFGKLSDNKSGHKKDNYLDEEGFQKRDNAEIIKDITHLYKNCGKWHPEKNNCEHLATYLRYGEKHFRQAGTNAAKLLKLDREPYLYPLEKDGKGKRVFADWLIETRGNQGAPAA from the exons ATGACAATGATGAGAATGAAACAGATCCTCATTTTGGCCATCTTACTTCTTCAATTGATCACCTTAGTTGAGGGAAAG GGGATTCCATCAAAGACACAACAAGGAAATACTGCAGAGAAG TTTGAATTTGGCGATATGATTGCCTTTCCACGTTTACCTGTTTATACACACAAAGGAATAAAATATTCCTACACACACTATGCCATTTATGTGGGTGACACACAATTCCCTGGAACAAGTAAAGAAGATGGTCAGGATATATTTCATATAACAg GTGTCCCCGTCCAGAAGCTTCGGGAGTTTGGCTTATCTAATTGCATATTTGGCAAGCTAAGTGATAACAAGTCCGGACATAAGAAAGATAATTATCTTGATGAAGAGGGCTTTCAAAAGAGGGATAACGCTGAAATAATTAAGGATATTACACATCTCTACAAAAATTGTGGAAAATGGCATCCTGAAAAAAACAATTGTGAACACCTTGCCACATACCTCCGCTATGGTGAAAAACACTTTAGACAG GCAGGTACAAATGCGGCAAAGCTTCTCAAATTAGACAGGGAACCATATCTTTACCCCCTTGAGAAGGATGGGAAGGGTAAACGTGTCTTTGCTGACTGGCTCATCGAAACCCGTGGCAACCAGGGTGCACCAGCTGCTTGA